From the Rhizomicrobium palustre genome, the window GTACCAGCCTTGCTGCGGCAGGGCTTTGCCTGAAAGGCTCTGCAATTCCTCATGCATGCGGCGGAAAGCGGCCAAATCGGCAGGCACAGCCTTACGGGCCGTGGCGCCAGCACGTTCGGCGCGCTTCACGCCCTGGCGGACCTTGGCAAGGCCCGGTGCGGCGAAAGGATCGGCAGGATCGATGCTGGTCAGGTCGAGCCGCAAGGAACGGGCATGGCGACCCGCGAAACTCTGATGATCCGTAAATCCGAGCGCAGCAAGTTTTTGGCCGACCTCGGCGGGCGCCGTATGCCAATAAGGCATCACCGACAGGCGGGCAATGCCGTGGCGCAAAGTGGCCGATTTCAATGCCTCAAGCACTTCGGGCAGGTCCTCGATGCGATCCACCACAGGCCCGCGTTCGACCTGCGCCAGCGGCAGCGGCACACCTGCGATCTTGGCGCGCAGCACCAGAGCGGCCCCGATCACCCGGCCATTCTTCCTGAGGAGAAAATAATAGGGCGAAACTGGCTTTGCCGCCTCGGCCACGGAGGCCCAGGCACGCGACTGCGAATAATGACCCGCACGGGCCTTAGTGACGAACTCGTCGTAATCGCGCGCATCCATAGGGGAAAGCGCCGCCGCAAAACTCGCCTCAACCGCGCTTTCGCGTCCCCTTAGGCCAATCCTGGAGAGATCTAAAGTGGTATCCATTGGGCAGGCCCTGTGATGCGTGTTGAAACGCACACTGCCGCCCAGCCGTCGCAGCTTTTTGTAAGTACGGGGCCGAATTGTCCTAACTTGTGTTAGATCGGTCAGGCTGGGATGATTTAATGTTCCCTTGGTGTTCCGCTGCTGTCGCGCGTACAAAGCCTGGCCAAGCTGCCGCAACCCTTAGGACATTGTTGACCGCAGGCCGTAATCTCGCCCATTACCCGGCTGCGCTTTCGGGCCGGAACTCGGTTTAGGACTAAATGCTTATGAGTGCCTTATGGCAACGTTAGTGACGGGCGGTTGCGGCTATATCGGCTGCCACATGGTTTTGGCGCTGCGCGACCGCGGGCTTCCCACCGTTGTGATCGATAACCTCGCCACCGGCTTTGCCTGGGCTATTCCCGCAGAGGTTCCCTTTATACAGGGCGACGTGGGCGACGGGGCGTTGCTGGACCAGATCATCCGCGAACATCAGATCGAGGCTATCATCCACTTCGCGGCCTCCAGCGTGGTGCCCGACAGCGTGGCCGACCCGCTTGGCTATTATCTCAACAACACCGTCAAATCCCAGGCGCTGATCGCGGCAGCCGTGCGGGGTGGCGTGAAGACTTTCGTGTTCTCCTCGACCGCCGCCGTTTATGGCAATCCGGAAATCGTGCCCATCCCGGAAGACGCGCCCTTAAAGCCGCTCTCACCCTATGGCGCTTCCAAGGCCATGACCGAGCAGATGCTGGCCGATACCGCCAAGGTGCATGATTTCCATTATGCGGCCTTGCGCTATTTCAACGTCGCGGGCGCAGATCCGCAGGGGCGTGTTGGCCAATCCACGTTGAAGGCTTCGCATCTCATCAAAGCGGCCTGCGAAACCGCGCTGGGCCAGCGTGAGGAAATGAAGGTCTTCGGCACAGACTTCGACACACCGGACGGCACAGGCGTGCGCGATTACATCCATGTTTCGGATTTGGTCGAAGCCCATCTCGATGTGCTGGAATATCTGCGTGCGAATAAAACAAATCTGATCGCCAATTGCGGCTATGGCCGGGGGTTTTCGGTGCTGGAAGTATTGGCTGCGGTAGAGCGCGCGACAGGGAACAAGTTTCCTGTTCGCTATGCGCCACGGCGCGCAGGCGATCCGGCCATGGCCGTAGCAGCATCCGACCATTTGCGCGCGACCACCGGCTGGACGCCGCGCTGGAACGATATCGACGCCATCGTCGCCCATGCGCTGGCTTGGGAACGCAAGCTCAAGGACAAACGCTGAGCATGGCGCGCCTGAAAATCCTGCATGTGGTGGTGGCAGGCGCTGTGGGCGGCGCCGAACGCTTCCTCGTCAATCTCGCCACGCGGCCAGAGGTGTCCAAGGCCGATCACGCCATCGCGTTGATGACGCCAAACCCAAAACTGCGCGTGCTTTTTGTGGATGCAGGCATCAAAGTGTTTGACCGCGGCGCGGTACGGGAAAATCCTTTAGCCACGCTCTGGCGCAGCTTTGGTCCCGCCGACCTTGCCTGGCTGAGCGCAATTGTGACCAAGCACAAGCCGGATGTGCTCCATTGCCATACCTATGGCTCGCATATGCTCTCAGCGCGAGCGGGACTTCGCTGCGGGGTTCCGGTTCTGCGCACCGAACATGGCACACGCCATTATCGCGATCCCACCTGCGGGATTTACCGGCATTGGGCGATAGAGCACACCACGGCGATTGCGGCGGTAAGCGCCTATGTGGCCGGGTTCGTGGCGGAAGCCGCGCCCGAAGCCAAAGACAAAATCCGCGTTGTCCTCAACGGTATTGATATGGCCCGGTTTCAGCCGGTACCGCCGCCGCAACAAGGCCCCTTCACCTTCGCAGCGATCGGACGGCTTGATCCGGTAAAGCGGCTTCAGATCGCCATCGCCGCCATGGCGCATGTGCCGGAGGCTCATCTCATTCTGGCCGGAGATGGTGGCGAGCGTGCCAAGCTTGAAGCGCAAGTGCGGAGTTTGGGCCTGGAAAGTCGCGTACGCTTCCTCGGCCATTTATCGGACCCGCGCTCGGCGATCACCGCTTGCGATGCCCTGATCAACACCACACGCGCTGAAGGCCTGCCCTTGGCAGTGCTCGAAGGCGCCGCCATGACACGGCCGACGCTTGGTTTTGCGGGCGGCGGCATGCCGGAAGTGGTGCAGCCTAATGAGACCGGCTGGCTGGTGCGAGATGATACGCCAGAGGCCTGGGCCTCTGGCTTTCGTGAAGCTGCGCAAAGCCGCGAGATCGCCGCGAAATTCGGTGCCGCGGCGCGGCGCTTTGTGGAAAACCGCTTTGACCTCGAGCTTATGTGTTCCCGCTATGGCGCCCTTTACCGGGACTTGACGCCAGCGTCCCATTCTTTCCAACCCGCGTGATCTTGATGACTGAAATGACTTCCTCGCCCGCGACCGCTGAAAAATTGCGTGTCCTCTTCATCAATGACACCTCGCGCAATGGCGGGCCGGGACGCACCATTCTTTACATCACCAAATTCCTCGACCCCGCTCGCGTGCATCGCAGCATCCTGATCCCGCGCGAGGGCATCGTCTCCAAGCGGCTGATCGCCAACAACGCTGGCGAAGTGGTATTTCATGAGCCCGGGCTGATCGAGCATCCCTTCGAGCCCTTATCGCGCAATATGGAGCGCGAGGATTTCGACGCACCGCTGCCGATGAAAATTGCACGTACGATTGGCAATGTCGGACGCGCGATTACTGGCTTTGGCCGCTTAGTGCGCCGCATCAAGCGCGAGAAATATGATCTCATTTTCTGCAACGGCACCTCTGCTGGATTTCTGGGCGGTGCGCTTGCGGCCGTAACGGGTGTACCCGCCATCTGGCATGTGCTTTATCCCAACGTGCCCAAGCCGGTGCGCCGTTTGCATCAGCGCCTTGCCGCCAGCAAACATGTGAAGTTGATCATCTGCGTTTCCAAACCTTGCGAGACGCAATTCGATCATTGCCGCGAAAAAGTGGCCGCGATCCAGACCGCGCTCGATATAGAGGAATTCGATAGTGCAGGCGTGGAACCGGCGTTGCGCAAAGAGCTGAAACTATCCGACGACATCGTGATTTTCGGCAGCCATGGCCGCATCGTGCCGCGCAAGGGCTATATGGAGATGATCCGCGCCGCCAAGATCATGCACGACCAGCTTTCAGACGAAGAACGCGCGCGCTGCCGCTTCATCGTTCTTGGCGATACCCCGCAGGATATCTGGCCCGATCATCTTTCCGAATGCCGCGCCCTGGTGACCGAGCTCGGCCTCGACGGATTCTTCGACTTTATCGGCTTCCGTGCCGATCCCCGCGCCTATGTTGCTGATCTCGATGTCGCCGTGGTTCCGAGCGTGTACCCTGATCCCCTGCCCCGCGCGGTGATGGAATCCATGGCGATGGGCAAAGCCATTGCCGCCTTCGCGATGGGCGGCATCGCCGAAATGATCAATGACGGCGTGGAGGGGCGCCTCTTCAGCGGCGAACCGGCGGATGTTGCAGGCTTGGCAGGCGCGTTCCTGGAGTATTTCCGCAGCCCCGAAATGCGCAAGGCTCATGGCGCAGCGGCGCGGGCGCGCATCGAGAAGGATTTCGATTCCCGCAAACACGCGCTGAAACTCCAGGCCGAGATGTTCCGGGTGGCGGGCCGTTAAGCCCGCCATTCGAGGTTAGACCGGAAGCTTTTCTTCGGTGGTGAAGGCCGCAGCGAAAGCATGGATGGCGAAGGCCAGATCCTCCGCACCCGCCATTTCACGCGCCGAATGCATGGCGAGCATGGGCGAGCCGACATCAATGCCGGTGATGCCCAGCACGGTGGTCATGATCGGGCCAATGGAGCTGCCGCGGCCATGATCGCAGCGATAGCGGAAGCGCTGCAGCGGCACGCCCGCTTTTTTGCAGGTGAGCGAGAACCATGCCTCGGCACCCGGCGCGATGGCGTAATTACCCATGGCACCACTCTTCAGCGCGAGGCCCTTGTTCAGCTCGGGCACGGTGACGGGATCGGTGGCAGACACAAACGCCGGATGCTCGCTATGGGCCATGTCGGCGCTGATCACCACTGAGCGGGCCTTGGCGCGCCAGATGTCTTCTTCCGCCGTGCCGGAGGCCGCCACGATGCGATGCAGGATACCGTCCATGGTGTTGGATTGCGCGCCGGTATGGGTTCGGCTGCCGATCTCTTCGGAATCATAGAGCGCGATGGCGTTGGTCCAAGACGTAGGCGCGGGGTTTTCAATCAGCGCCGTCAGGGCGGTGTAGCAGGAGAACAGATTATCGAGGCGCTGGGCGCTGATGAGGCGACCGTTCTCGCCCACCAGCTTGGGCTTATCGGTGGTGTTCAGTTCAAGATCGAAGCTCAGGATGGGACCGGGATCGCGACCCAGCTTTTGCGTGACCGCGTTGTGGATGAGATCAAGACCCGCGGTTTCGCCATCACCCACGACAATCGCAAAATCTTTCTCGCGCTCGAAAGTATAGGTGTCGCTGCCCTTATCCTGGCGCAGATGAATGGCGAGAGAGACCGCACGGACCGGCAATTCGTCCAAATCGACCAGCACACGTTCGATGGCGGTCTCGCCGCAATAGAGCGCGCCGGTGAGTTTCAGATCGCGGTCGAGCCAGGTGTAAAGCAGCGGACCGCCATAAATCTCGGTCGTAAGGCAGCGCAAGTTTCGCGACTTCATATCCGGGCGGGGACGAACCTTTAGGACCGGGCTATCGGTATGGGCGACAATGATGCGCACACCCTCTTCCGCCGCGCTGGCAAGGCCCTGACGCCATGCCAGGATCGCCTTGCCGCCACGCACCACGAAATAGCCCTTGCCCGGCTCAAGCTGCCAGCGCGCACTCTCGGCGAGTTCGGTGAAGCCTGCCGCTGTTAACTGCGCCGCGCACTCGGCAACGGCGTGGTAAGGCGAGGCAGATTTTTCGAGGAAAGCAAGAAAGCGTTCAGGATACACGCTGGGCCTATCATGAAATGACGGGCCAGTTTTACTCCAAGCCCGCCACGGTTCAAGGCTCGGTGAAAAAGGTGCCTCCCGGCAGATGCCGGGAGGCGAGGAGGATTACTCTTCGAATTTCAGGTTTTTCGAGAAAAACGGCAGAACATGGTTCTGCATCCGGTCAGCCACGTTGGAGACGTGATCGCCGCTGTAAATTTCGAAGCTGTTGGCAATGCCATAGCTATCGAGGATGCGGTGATATTCCTCCGCATCGGTCTTAAGCCCGTCCTGATCGCCAACATCGATCGCCATGGCTTTGTACTTGCGCAAGTTCGCGGCGTTCTGATCGATCAAGGCGAGCGGAGAATTGGCCGCCATGCGCGCCAGAACCGAAGGCACAGGCACGCCATCCTTGGTGGGGAGATCGAGATAGAAGGGCGGGTCTTTTGGATTGGGCGCCCAAGCGGCAGCCGTCGCGAAAGAGGCCTGGGTCATGAAATCGAGACCCTCGGTTTTGCCCGCAGCCTTAGCTGCTTCGAGCTTCTTGGCCATTTCCGTCGGAGGGGCCGCGCGCATGGAAAGGCAGCACGGGCTCATCGCATAAAAGGCCGCATAAAGATCGGGATGGCGCATGGCAATTCGGAGGGTGCCATAGCCACCCATCGAATGGCCCGCAATGCCGCGGCTTTCGCGTTTGGCAATGGTGCGATAATGGCCGTCGATATAGCTGACCAGATCTTTGGTCATAAAGTCTTCCCAGAAGCCGGTGGTGACCGATTGGGAATACATCGAACCATTATGCACGGTATGCGCACTGGCGATGACGATAATCATCTCATGAGTGCCGGTAGCGAATGCCCCTTCAATGGTTTGCGGGGTCTTGATTTCGCCCGTCCAGCGTTCCGCGGTCAGGGTATAGCCATGCAAGGCGTAAAGCACAGGATAGTGCTTGTTCGGATTCTTGGCATAGCTCGGCGGCAGATAGACGATGACATCGCGGTCAGGTGAATTGCCTTCGAGATTTCCTTCCAGCGACACCCCATGCACCTTGATGCGCTCGACGGTAACCGGCGCAGCCCCTGGCACTGGCGGAGGCACCACCAGCGGCGGCTTTTGCGCCGGTTGTGCCAGGCTCTGCGGGGCCAATCCGGCGCCGAGCACAAAGCTCAGCGCCGCAATGGTTAGAAAACGCATGAATCAAATCCTTTCGCTTAGCCGACCAGCGGGAAATGATAGAGCGCGAGGGCCAAAGGCGCGATATCGAAGCGCTTCTTGGTGGCATCGAAGCTGTCTTCAACGATCGTAACTTCCGGCGCCTTGCCGACCTTGTTCGCGGCCGTGAGGCTTTTGCCGACGAGGCGATAGACGCGGCCCTGTGCGGCGGACTTCACATTCTCCAGCGCCAGATCGAGCTTCTGGCTCTGCTCCGTGGCGTTGACCACGGCAACGACCAGAGTCTTGCGATCCGCGGTGAGCGCAGCCGAGACATCCAGCGGCCAGGTGGCGGAGCCGGTATTGACCTTGGGCTGATCGCCGCCAGCGGGATATTTCGGCGGAGGAACCGGTGAGTTACCCGACACAGCCACCGGAATCTTGCCGTAATGCTTGATGTAGAGCTGGAAGACGCGGCCCGAGCCCGAAATGACGGAGTCGGTACGGTTATAATCCAGCCAGGACATGCCCATGGTGTAAGCCGCCATATCGATATAATCCGAGCGGCGGAAGAATTCATGGAAGGTGCGCGCGATAGCGAGGCAGCCTTTGTAGTCCTGGCCGAAGTGATAGGCCCACTCATCGAAGAAGACCTTGACCTTGCCTTCATTCAGCTTGGGGAAACGCTTTTTATATTCGTCCCAGCAATCGCCCATCGTGGCAACGCGATTGGCGGGTGCCTGCGCCCATTCCACCAGGCTCTGAGTGATGTCTTCATTCTTGCCGGTGGTGAAATTGAAATGCTTGTTTTCCGGCGGATACGCATGGGTGGCGAGCGCATCGAACTTGCCCCAGCTTTTCGCCAGCATGCCGCCAGCCCAATCGCGCTCGGAGCCATATTCGACCAGGCGGCTGCCGGAATCGATCATCATGCCTTGGCCCGTCGTCATTTCATCGATGAAGCCGCCCGGCACCACGATGTAAATGGTGGGATCGACCTTACGCATCGCATCGGCGAAAAGGTTGTGCTTGATGGTGTAGTGTTCCAGCGACATATGGCCGAGCTGCCAATGGCCATACATCTCGTTGCCGACATTCCAGTAATGCACCTTGTACGGCGCGGCATGGCCGTTAGCGGCTCGCTTGGCACCCCATTCGGTGGTGGCGGCACCGTTGACATATTCCACCAGCTCGGCGCCGGAGCGTGGCTCACCAAAGCCGGTATTGATGCACCAATAAGGTTCGACACCCAGAATGTCCTGGCACATCTGGATCAGCTCATCGACACCGACATCGTTGGGCTGAGCAAAGTTCCACTGCGGATCAATGACCGGCGGGCGCTTATCGGGATCGCCGATAGTATCCTTCCAGTCATAGCCGGAGATGAAGTTGCCGCCAGGCATGCGGATGATCTTGCAATCGAGCTCTTTCATCAGCGCCATGGTGTCAGCACGGAAGCCTTTGATATTATCGGCTGGCATCAGCGAGACAGCACCAACCTTGAAGGTGCCCGAGCCTTTGCCGGTAATTTCAAGACGGCCTTGGGTGGTCGCGGCTTTGACCGTGAATTTTAGCGGGACTTTGGTCCATTCCTTGCCCGCGGTCAGCGGGATGGTTTCCTTGCCGCCCTTCCAGCTTAAGGTCGCCGAGAGTTCCACCCCCGGATCCGCCGCTATCACCACGCGACCGACATATCCCTTTTTGGCGAGCGCCAGACCAGCCTGCGCAATACCGCGCGGCGACGTTCCGGCCAAATGCACGACCGGGCTATGGGCGCCAACATAAGGCGCGGTGGTGTCCATCGTCACATCAGCATCAGGACCGACCGGCACCCACTTATTGGCCGGCGGCATACGCATGGCGCGGCCTTCTGGCTTGGGCTGCGGCTTGGAGTCGACAGGGGCGAAGAATTTGCGATCGTCGAGCACCTCACTCCAGAAGCTGTAATTAATGAGGTTGCCGATATGCTCGATGAAGCCGCCATACATGTAATCGGCGATCGGATGGCCAGTCTTGGCCGTATCGATGATAGCCGAAAGCACCGGGGCATCGGCTGCCCGCAACGGCATCGCCGAGATGAGACCAAGTGCAAGTCCGCTCTCCAGCGCATGGCGCCGGGAAATTTTTGTATTCACTGTCACTCCTCCCTGTTGAACGGCAAGCCAACCCCGGCTGTGCCGCCTCGCTGCAAAGTCCTCTTGGTGGGCCCTGTCAGCGAATCCTTTTTAGTCTGGTATCTTCACCGCCGTAGTCGCCGTGAAGGCCCCAGATTGATGTGGAATGCCGGCTGCGGGCTGCGCCGAGCCGACATCGATTTTGTATTGCCCAGGTACGATCTGGCGCACGCCATCGGCGGTAACAAAGGACAGATCGCGCGGGTTCAGCTTGAACTGCACTGTCTTGTGTTCGCCGGGCTTGAGGCTGACACGGCTAAAGCCGCGCAAGGCAAGGCGTGGCGCCCCTTCGAATGCCGGCGGGGTGAGATAAAGCTCAGCCACCTCATCGCCCTCGCGCGCGCCGGTATTGCTGACATCCGTTGTAACCGTGAGGCCTTTTTCGGGAGAGCCCTCAATGGCGAGCGGCGCATAAGCAAAGCTCGTATAGCTGAGACCATAGCCGAAGCTATAGACCGGCGTACCGGTAAAATAGCGATAGGTGCGGCCCTTCATGGAGTAATCCTCAAAGGGCGGGAGATCTCTCACCGAGGCATAAAAGGTGAGCGGCAAACGCCCGGCGGGATTGGTTTTACCGGAAAGCACATTGGCGACCGCCTCGCCACCTTTCTCACCCGAATACCAAGCCTCGACAATCGCGGCGGCATTGTCCTTCGCCCATGAGAGCGCGATCGGGCTGCCGTTCATGGCGACGACAATGACCTTCTTGCCGGTCGCCTTGGCCTTTTCGAGCAACGCGCGCTGATCGGCAGGGATATCGAGTGAGGTCTTATCGCCGCCCGAGAAGCCTTCGATCTGCACCGGCATCTCCTCGCCTTCGAGGCTGGAGGTAAGGCCTACCACCGCCACGATCACATCGGCGCCTGCGGCCGCTTTCGCCAACTCTGCATCGGCGTTTTCGCTGACGCGCTGCCAGAGCATATCGATGCTGGAAAGGCCATGCGCCTCGGTCATCACCTCAATGGGGTATTTCTTGCCCTTCTCCAAAGTGACATTGACGAAAGTCGGCAAGCCGCCCCAAACGGGCTTGTCAAGCTTGACGAGTTCCTTGCCCTCGAGCTTCAGCGATCCCATGAAGCCGGTGAGCGCCATACGATAGGTGCCACTTTCCGGTGGAACCAGGAAGCCGGTCCACACCACGCGATGATGCTGGGCAACTTTTCCGAGCGCATTGCCGCGCGCCGCAATGTTGGGCTCGATCCGCGAAACCGAAGGCTTTTTGGCGAAACTCATCGCGGCCATCTGCTTCATCATCTCGGGATAAGGAAGATCGCCCGCCGGTGGCTTGCTGGTCGCATCATAATACTGCGCCAGAAGACCGGGCTTGCCATCGGGCGTTTGCAGCGCGGATTCCGGCACGGAATCGCCATCGGTATAAGACGGCGTGAACGGCACATGAGTTATGGACGCACCCGGCAGCGCCTGACGTAAGCCCGAAAGCACCGAAACAGGTGTGCCTGTTTGCTGCGCCGAGTAATTGCCGCGCAAGACACGGGTGGAATCAGCAAGCGGCCCCACCACCGCGATCTTCACATCAGATTTGAGCGGTAGAATGCCGTCATTCTTCAGGAGCACCAGGCTTTTTTCCGCGGCGGTCAACGCGAGCGCGGTATGCTCCGGCGTGATCAGCGGAATGCGGGCGGGACGCTCATTGGGACGTTCAAGCCCTTTCAAATCGCCGTTACGGAAGCGGGCCGCAAAGAGGCGCACCAAGGCCTGATCGATATCGGCCTGTGAAATATACCCCTTTGCCAAAGCCTCTTTATAGCGTGCGGCAACTGCAGGACCGCCACCCGAAAGGGTATCGTTATTACATTCGTTATCGACGCCCGCTTTCAACCCTGCCGCCACGGCAGCAGCTTGATCGGGTGCGTATTTGTGGTTGGCCGCGATGTCCTTCACCGCATCGCAATCGGACACGACATAGCCTTTGAAGCCCCAAGCGTCGCGCAGCTTATCTTTCATAAGAAGATCACTGGCGCAGGCGGGCTGACCATCGACGCGGTTATAGGCACACATGATCGAGCCGGCTTTGCCTTCCACAATCGCAGCGCGGAAGGCCGGCAGATAGGTGTCTTCCAGATCATGCGGGGAGACAAAGACATTGGCGTGATGGCGAGTCGATTCCGGCCCGGAATGCACCGCGAAATGCTTCGGCGTGGCGATGATGTCCGGGAAATCGGGATTTGGCCCTTGCATGCCTTGCACAAAAGCGACGCCCATGCGCGCCGTCAGAAACGGATCCTCGCCATAGGTCTCCTGGCCACGGCCCCAGCGCGGATCGCGATAGAGATTGATATTGGGCGACCAGGTATCGAGGCCGGTTCCGATGGTGCCAAGGCGACCGGTTTGGCGCGCTAAGGCATGAAGGCCCCGATTTTCCTCGCTGACGACGGCGGCAACTTTATGCACCAGCGCATCATCGAAAGTGGCGGCAAGCCCAATAGGCTCGGGGAAATTCGTGGCAGGCAGGGCGCCGATGGCGCCATGTAGGGATTCCGTCCACCAATTATAGGCGGGGATGTTCAGCCGCGGGATGGCGGGCGCGACATTGACAAGCTGGCCGACCTTCTCATCCAGCGTGAGCTGGGAAACGATCTTTGCCGCCTTCTCTTCCGATTGTGCGACGGGGGATTCGGCGAACGCCTGGCCTGCAAAATACGCAGTCAAAACAACCGTCAACGCGGATGTCACCAGGGCGGATCGTTGGACTGGCTTCCTCATTTCCATCTCTTCTTTTTATGCAATGCCGGGCGGAAATTTTGTCAGACGATAACGCTACCATGCGCAAAGGAAAACTCCCTTGC encodes:
- a CDS encoding M18 family aminopeptidase encodes the protein MYPERFLAFLEKSASPYHAVAECAAQLTAAGFTELAESARWQLEPGKGYFVVRGGKAILAWRQGLASAAEEGVRIIVAHTDSPVLKVRPRPDMKSRNLRCLTTEIYGGPLLYTWLDRDLKLTGALYCGETAIERVLVDLDELPVRAVSLAIHLRQDKGSDTYTFEREKDFAIVVGDGETAGLDLIHNAVTQKLGRDPGPILSFDLELNTTDKPKLVGENGRLISAQRLDNLFSCYTALTALIENPAPTSWTNAIALYDSEEIGSRTHTGAQSNTMDGILHRIVAASGTAEEDIWRAKARSVVISADMAHSEHPAFVSATDPVTVPELNKGLALKSGAMGNYAIAPGAEAWFSLTCKKAGVPLQRFRYRCDHGRGSSIGPIMTTVLGITGIDVGSPMLAMHSAREMAGAEDLAFAIHAFAAAFTTEEKLPV
- a CDS encoding glycosyltransferase family 4 protein — translated: MARLKILHVVVAGAVGGAERFLVNLATRPEVSKADHAIALMTPNPKLRVLFVDAGIKVFDRGAVRENPLATLWRSFGPADLAWLSAIVTKHKPDVLHCHTYGSHMLSARAGLRCGVPVLRTEHGTRHYRDPTCGIYRHWAIEHTTAIAAVSAYVAGFVAEAAPEAKDKIRVVLNGIDMARFQPVPPPQQGPFTFAAIGRLDPVKRLQIAIAAMAHVPEAHLILAGDGGERAKLEAQVRSLGLESRVRFLGHLSDPRSAITACDALINTTRAEGLPLAVLEGAAMTRPTLGFAGGGMPEVVQPNETGWLVRDDTPEAWASGFREAAQSREIAAKFGAAARRFVENRFDLELMCSRYGALYRDLTPASHSFQPA
- the galE gene encoding UDP-glucose 4-epimerase GalE — its product is MATLVTGGCGYIGCHMVLALRDRGLPTVVIDNLATGFAWAIPAEVPFIQGDVGDGALLDQIIREHQIEAIIHFAASSVVPDSVADPLGYYLNNTVKSQALIAAAVRGGVKTFVFSSTAAVYGNPEIVPIPEDAPLKPLSPYGASKAMTEQMLADTAKVHDFHYAALRYFNVAGADPQGRVGQSTLKASHLIKAACETALGQREEMKVFGTDFDTPDGTGVRDYIHVSDLVEAHLDVLEYLRANKTNLIANCGYGRGFSVLEVLAAVERATGNKFPVRYAPRRAGDPAMAVAASDHLRATTGWTPRWNDIDAIVAHALAWERKLKDKR
- a CDS encoding glycoside hydrolase family 3 C-terminal domain-containing protein, which codes for MRKPVQRSALVTSALTVVLTAYFAGQAFAESPVAQSEEKAAKIVSQLTLDEKVGQLVNVAPAIPRLNIPAYNWWTESLHGAIGALPATNFPEPIGLAATFDDALVHKVAAVVSEENRGLHALARQTGRLGTIGTGLDTWSPNINLYRDPRWGRGQETYGEDPFLTARMGVAFVQGMQGPNPDFPDIIATPKHFAVHSGPESTRHHANVFVSPHDLEDTYLPAFRAAIVEGKAGSIMCAYNRVDGQPACASDLLMKDKLRDAWGFKGYVVSDCDAVKDIAANHKYAPDQAAAVAAGLKAGVDNECNNDTLSGGGPAVAARYKEALAKGYISQADIDQALVRLFAARFRNGDLKGLERPNERPARIPLITPEHTALALTAAEKSLVLLKNDGILPLKSDVKIAVVGPLADSTRVLRGNYSAQQTGTPVSVLSGLRQALPGASITHVPFTPSYTDGDSVPESALQTPDGKPGLLAQYYDATSKPPAGDLPYPEMMKQMAAMSFAKKPSVSRIEPNIAARGNALGKVAQHHRVVWTGFLVPPESGTYRMALTGFMGSLKLEGKELVKLDKPVWGGLPTFVNVTLEKGKKYPIEVMTEAHGLSSIDMLWQRVSENADAELAKAAAGADVIVAVVGLTSSLEGEEMPVQIEGFSGGDKTSLDIPADQRALLEKAKATGKKVIVVAMNGSPIALSWAKDNAAAIVEAWYSGEKGGEAVANVLSGKTNPAGRLPLTFYASVRDLPPFEDYSMKGRTYRYFTGTPVYSFGYGLSYTSFAYAPLAIEGSPEKGLTVTTDVSNTGAREGDEVAELYLTPPAFEGAPRLALRGFSRVSLKPGEHKTVQFKLNPRDLSFVTADGVRQIVPGQYKIDVGSAQPAAGIPHQSGAFTATTAVKIPD
- a CDS encoding alpha/beta hydrolase, which codes for MRFLTIAALSFVLGAGLAPQSLAQPAQKPPLVVPPPVPGAAPVTVERIKVHGVSLEGNLEGNSPDRDVIVYLPPSYAKNPNKHYPVLYALHGYTLTAERWTGEIKTPQTIEGAFATGTHEMIIVIASAHTVHNGSMYSQSVTTGFWEDFMTKDLVSYIDGHYRTIAKRESRGIAGHSMGGYGTLRIAMRHPDLYAAFYAMSPCCLSMRAAPPTEMAKKLEAAKAAGKTEGLDFMTQASFATAAAWAPNPKDPPFYLDLPTKDGVPVPSVLARMAANSPLALIDQNAANLRKYKAMAIDVGDQDGLKTDAEEYHRILDSYGIANSFEIYSGDHVSNVADRMQNHVLPFFSKNLKFEE
- a CDS encoding lipid II:glycine glycyltransferase FemX, whose product is MDTTLDLSRIGLRGRESAVEASFAAALSPMDARDYDEFVTKARAGHYSQSRAWASVAEAAKPVSPYYFLLRKNGRVIGAALVLRAKIAGVPLPLAQVERGPVVDRIEDLPEVLEALKSATLRHGIARLSVMPYWHTAPAEVGQKLAALGFTDHQSFAGRHARSLRLDLTSIDPADPFAAPGLAKVRQGVKRAERAGATARKAVPADLAAFRRMHEELQSLSGKALPQQGWYDALAEYFFASDTRGAAFVSEFEDEPISVILITRHGGIATYALGASTGKNFKFNKMMLPMAHAILWAKSVGATTFDMGGIPMEGDPDPKRASIAEFKYAFSHTEISLVHEHVRWF
- a CDS encoding glycosyltransferase; the protein is MTEMTSSPATAEKLRVLFINDTSRNGGPGRTILYITKFLDPARVHRSILIPREGIVSKRLIANNAGEVVFHEPGLIEHPFEPLSRNMEREDFDAPLPMKIARTIGNVGRAITGFGRLVRRIKREKYDLIFCNGTSAGFLGGALAAVTGVPAIWHVLYPNVPKPVRRLHQRLAASKHVKLIICVSKPCETQFDHCREKVAAIQTALDIEEFDSAGVEPALRKELKLSDDIVIFGSHGRIVPRKGYMEMIRAAKIMHDQLSDEERARCRFIVLGDTPQDIWPDHLSECRALVTELGLDGFFDFIGFRADPRAYVADLDVAVVPSVYPDPLPRAVMESMAMGKAIAAFAMGGIAEMINDGVEGRLFSGEPADVAGLAGAFLEYFRSPEMRKAHGAAARARIEKDFDSRKHALKLQAEMFRVAGR